A segment of the Paramisgurnus dabryanus chromosome 5, PD_genome_1.1, whole genome shotgun sequence genome:
GCATATATTTTGCAAACTTTCCTGGTACAATTTCAAGTTTATTCTAAGGGTGAGATTAGTTTGGGTGTGCGCACACACACTTGCGTGAGAGAAAGTCCTGGTGCTGAGTAACTGTTCAGGGCCTGATATTGGAAACCAATCCGATTGGTCAAAATACTACAGAGCAGAAACATGATAAGGATGGAGCGGCCTTCGTGTCATCATCATATGCAAATTAGCAGCAAGCATTAAAACTCAGACCGAGGCGGCACCATTTATAACCTTCTTAACAGCATGGAGACAACAGACTTGTGAAAACAAAAGTGAATGAACAGGGGTAAAGGTAACAAATGCAAGCAATTAAATTGCTTTTAAAACACCTCCATCAGGAGTACAGAGGATGCAGATCTAAAGGTGAGTGTTTGCACTGTGACTACGAAGTACAGGATGGCAGCTGCTCTTCCTTTCAGATGAATACTCCGGTGTGACGGATCTTGCACAGGTGTGAAAATCTGACTATTTGGAAAAGACTTCTTCCAGGGAACGTTTTGGAAACACGCACGGATAGTTTTAACAATTGTTTATACATAGAATTACGTTAACACATCTACTGTACTGCTTTAACATAGACAAAATTTCTAAAACACAGGAAGTTTaatatgattttaaatgtttttgatgaTAAAGTTCTCAAATTTTACATAGATCAGACATTGGAAATTGTATATTGTGTAAATTCAGCGGATTTCTAAACTGAAATTTGTACATGATTCTTGCCCTCCAGACAGGATATCATCGTATACTGTAAGTTCATTATTGAGACACTACAGTATAGATGATGTACTATCAAGGGGGTCAATACTCCTCCAACAGTTCCAACAACTCATGCATCCACAAACAGAGAGCGGCGATAAAACCGTTACCATTACTGAGTTTAGTAATGGTAAGGGTTCTTTTGCCTTTTTCAAAAGTCATCTGTGAAAAAGAGGACAAAGCGAGTGTCAAGAGGACAGGATGACTTCAAAGAAAGATCAGAGTAAAAAAATggatacaaaaatgtaaatgtgtaatATTCTTATGACTGACACTGTATTTTGTGTATCAATAAATATTACTGTATTTGAAATTAAACATTCTGCTTTGGtttgttttttacataattATCCTCCAGAATCCACTTTTTGAAATCACAATTGGCTTTATACTTTCAAAGAACTTCACAATAGTGAGAGGAAGTGAACAGTTAGTCAAAGAGATGTGTCAGGGAAATAATAAATGCATCATCGTCACTTTGAAATCCATTTTAGCAGCAGTATATAGCTCTATAAGCTATATAAACTGGTCACACATAATAATTgaattttttgtgtgaaaacaTTTAAGTGAAAAAAGCTTAAATctttttaagtgttaccaatttaagtaattttttctctttttttagtGTATTTAGTGTATAGTGTACAGTGTGTATAGGCAGATGAAGTTTTAACTGCTTTTCcacattttatgaaaaatgGAAGAAGGGAAAAGGTATTGCTtatgttatttacatttttatttaattaaatatcttACGAGGAAATGTCACAATTACAAAAACAGTAATCAATAAAACAGGCAAATGAAATTCACATAGTGTATAACTGCTCAATGAGTAAGCTGATTCTACCAGCTCCACATACAATTTTGCATACAGTATGCCATACTTTAAAGTGCCATACTTTCTCCACAACAAAACTCCAACATCCTTTAATAAAACTCTATGTGAACTTTCCTTGCTCTCTCTTGCAACATTTACTATTCATGCAAAGATTATAATAGCTatacacgtttaaaaaaaaaatggttcaaCTAAGCAACAGTGAGTGATTTCAGGTCAGTGTTTTGatataacaaagacatttaacAGCAACAAGAGTATGAAGTCATTGTGAGCTGTCCTTcgttttaattaaagaaaaaggTGATGCATATATATCATGATAgcatatgtaaatataaacatttattacaaacacaaaacaaatgctAATGTATTTAACTGGCAAGAGCAAGGTTTCATACTACTTTTAACtgcaaaaaacaaataattttgacaaATTTGGAGATCAAACTGTTAAAATCCACTCCTTAATAACCATTATAAGGTGTCTGCATCTTACTCTCATAATCTGAATTCTGAACTTCACTTCTTCAACTTTGCAGATATTTTTAAGCGCACTTCACGCATGAAAATGTTCATTAGGTCATTTCCAGCTTCCTGGGCTATTCTGGTTATCAGCTGGCCTCCAGGACCAATaaccattttctgcaaaaaacaaaacaaaaaaagatttaaaagaCAGTTTCGTCAGCTTGTGAAGGCATCTGTCAATGCAACGCTCCTAAAAAGTCCCAATAATTTCCCATTTGTCAGCAGCCttataatatattattgtcacaaaaaagtaaaaacattaaactcATGTTATAGATTTTTTCCTTAGATTAAATATTATTGATTATTTGAATCTAGTAATACCCCAGCAGGcaatctatattttatttttgtttaaaaatgataaattctataaactgtatattctaAAACTGTATAAATAACTTCAAAACAACAACGTGGGAGTCCAATTTTTCTAACTGGAAGTATATACAATCCtatttgtaaaaaaagaaatccCCGAGCTCACcatatgactttctttcttcacATACAGTTTGACAGATATGTTGAGCACCCCATCCTCAGACTCCTTCCACATTTCAATGtgctgcaaaaacaacaaaataaacatgtaaaGATAAATAACATTCCCTAAATCACAAAGATCCATTAATTTTTTTGAGCAATGATCAAATTTTAAAGTATGAATGAATGAGCTTTTGTATTGTTCACATTTTTTAGgcaaatttatttttcacaaataacTACAATACAGCTCAATCACACTGGGTGGAAGTAAGATCCTATTAAAATTTCTCTGGATTAAAATTGACAGCTGAATATTTCTGTTCCCAGCATGAAGGGCTTCTAAATGTATTAAGGAGCAAAACAACCCCAGATGACAAGCAAGTTGATGAACAGATGTTAAACAGGAAATCTGTTAAATATATGAACGAGCATGTGTGTGTTATGAAAACTGCATGAGTGTAAATTGGCACAATCCCCAAACATTACCAACCTGGGTCACAGTATATGGCACCTCCTTGGGGAGATGTTGCAAAAGTTTCTCTCTGACAGTGTTGAGACAGACATCCTCAGGAGCTTGATCTGTCAATACTTCACTATGGTACTGCCACTGACCAGGCTTTGCACTTTGAAACAGGTAACTCTATGACACATATGTTTAAAAACGGTGTAAATATATTATTGAGAACGGGCAGCACAATGCTTAAGATTataatgtcaaaataaaattatcTTAAATCCATACATTATAAAAACCTTACATTTTAACTTTCTAATTGTTTGCTCTATTTGTAATACAGagttcagcatttatttttccTGGTGATCATACACAAGCAGAactcaaaataaaacatttgtaaaacatttaaatctGCTTTAACGTGTAAAACAGCATTGTTAGATTGAGCTGGAAGCATTCTTGCTGTTCAAAAGtacaaaaacaataataacaCAATCCTTTGTTAAAGAAGGAATAAATTCTGAAATGTGGCCTCTTACCCTTAAGGTTTCCACATCTTCTCCGTCAACCGCACTCAGCATGAACACATCTTTAAAATGTGGCCACCCGCTGCAGTTCTTTAGAGCCTTCAGCTCTTCTTTGCTCAATATTTTTTTGATGGGATCCCCCTGAGACGTCTCTTTCTCCATGCTCTCAGAATTCGATGCGTCTGCATCCCCGCTCTGGACTATGCCTGCTAATCTCTGATTTGACTTCACTGCACCACGAACCCGGATCTTCTTTCCATTCACGACCCCATCAGTTAGCTGTGCCGTGATGTCTAGCAACATTATTTTGTTCTTTAATAGGTCAACCTGTGCAGGAAGAGTGCATGGTTTCTTAATTTCATAAATTCTTTAAATTGCCTCTAAGTGAATTAGCTATAAATTATTCAGCAAATTTGGAActgactttaaagggacactccactttttttgaaaatctgcTCATtgtccagctcccctagagttaaacatttcatttttatcgttttggaatccattcgcTGATCTCGGGTCTATCTGTACCACTtgtagcatagcttagcataatccattaaatctgattagaccattagcatcgcgctcaaaaatagcCAAAGAGTtgcgatatttttcctatttaaaacttgactcttctgtagttacatcgtgtactaaggccgacggaaaaattaaaagttgcgattttctaggcagatatggttatatctctcattctggcgtaataatcaatgactttgctgcTCTAACATaggtgcagcaggcgcaatgatattacgcacctgcaacttttaattttccatctgccttagtacatgatgtaactaccagagatcagctgaatggattccaaaacggtaaaaatcaaatgtttaactctaggggagctggaaaataagcatattatcataaaaagtggagtgtccctttaagtttaaCAGCTAAACAGGCCCAAATTCCAGATGAGAATAACAATAATCAAAGATGAGAGGTTGTTGTGCCCTGGGCAAACTAATCCTACAATTGAAGTGCGACAGATGAATAGACAACGACATGGCTAATAATACCTTATTGAGGACAAGGATGGCAGGCACATCTGGATTCAAGGCCATACACTTCAGTACCTCATAGTCCAGCTTGTTTCGGGTCCATTTATCAGACACATCAACTAATACCAAAACTGCAAATATAAAGGAGAAAACCAGAGATCCAACACACGATGGATGTtgacatgcattttttttaaagggtaagaaataaaataagaaagacCTAAATCAGCCTCCTTCAGGGACTCGAAAGGATCCACCACAAGTGACTCCTCCAGCTGGTGTCTGGTGAACAAATATGTCAaaatattcacatttattttctgagTACATGCTATTAATAATATTGTCACTACATAACATTGTTATTATAAAGTGTATATGTATAACTATTTTTGGACATTAAAAAGTACAAAAGCAGAAAAAGGAAAAAGTAACTATAAGGACAACAGAATAAGATTTGATGGTTAGATGTATAATTTCTGTACTATCAGCATCAccaaataaaacaagaaaatgt
Coding sequences within it:
- the eral1 gene encoding GTPase Era, mitochondrial, coding for MTLRLCETFIRRSLRFSSVRSLTVSSEHTPLRLRTGCDVFRAHSLRKCLVRCAPARLMSSGAFLDRLQKSRTVVSGEGHYHHPVPSDCGHQFSLLLKDPDQPDNPKCLKVAIVGAPNAGKSTLTNQLLGRKLFAVSEKVHTTRSRAVGVVTENDTQIIMLDTPGLTTPLKAKRHQLEESLVVDPFESLKEADLVLVLVDVSDKWTRNKLDYEVLKCMALNPDVPAILVLNKVDLLKNKIMLLDITAQLTDGVVNGKKIRVRGAVKSNQRLAGIVQSGDADASNSESMEKETSQGDPIKKILSKEELKALKNCSGWPHFKDVFMLSAVDGEDVETLRSYLFQSAKPGQWQYHSEVLTDQAPEDVCLNTVREKLLQHLPKEVPYTVTQHIEMWKESEDGVLNISVKLYVKKESHMKMVIGPGGQLITRIAQEAGNDLMNIFMREVRLKISAKLKK